The following DNA comes from Triplophysa dalaica isolate WHDGS20190420 chromosome 5, ASM1584641v1, whole genome shotgun sequence.
TCTCTCCTCAAGACTGTGTACATCATGTTGCTTCATGGCCTCTTCACAGGAATCTCTCCAAGTGTCTAAATTGCTGTTGCTTGTTGATGTCACAGTTCTGATGAAGCTCcttatctgtgtttttctgtttgtttgactGCATTTCGACATTTACTTGAGGTGGAAACTCAGATTTGCTGATTGTTTGTGGTAGTTTGGTCTGTTTAAACCTTAACTGGCCCTCTTCTGGCTTTTGAACATTACCCTTTTGAATCAATCTCCCCTATAAAAATGTAACAGTGATTGAAGAACAATTAGACAAGCAAAGCCTCAGATTTCTAATAATGGTACAATATTGACCTTCATAattggtttcatttttttctctttgaatATTTAAGGACTGGTAGTAAATGTGtctgtattttcatttgtttaatgattTTGTGCATTCCTGGCTCTGTTTCCTGGTTTATTCTTTAGGCATGCTTTCACATAGGTCAGCACTAGATTTTTGTGTCTATTCTGTGCATCTGATTTTCACTTCTGCAGAGGCACAACGTTacgtttctctttttctcacacTCCTCTCTTTccctttctttgttttgttcctgACCGAAATCTTTCTGTGCGAAACAACAACAATTTGCATAAAAACGTGCATGCATGCAGTAAAACAGAATAGTGTGTACAGAGCTGGGTAGATTACGTATGAATTGTAATCACTGattacaaattaaatgacaaaattagtAGTAATATAATCTACACATTTATGGAAATGTAATCTGACAATTTTTGGAATACCTTTAGATGACATTTTACTTAATTCTTATTTGATGTCACATTTATTGAAGCAGGATGATTTTGTACTATTTTAACAGATACGCAgaggaattttttttaaattgattatcTTTTTAAAGTAGAGTGAAATGGACAAAATACTAACACTGATATAACTTGCTGTTAGTGTTTACTGATAGTAACACTGAATAGTTAAACGTgtccttaaaaatgaaatggtgTCTATTAGGGGTGTGACAAGGTCTTGTGCCACAAGATCTTGCGAGATCAGAAGGTGACAAGATTTCTAGTCAAAATGAGAAGCTGTCTGGTGACATCAGTATGATAGATTTTGATAGTGAAATTAGTATTGAACATGCCCTTACACCTTTAAATGATATTataattaatgaaaaaatagctgataaataaaatgtacactgttttacaagctgtacactcactactttacactgtaacaaagtttcatttctttaatgttgtcacatgaaaagatataatgcaatatttacaaaaatgtgatggGTGTATTCTCTTCTATgagatacagtatatatataactCTGTGCAATAAAACCTTGCAAACTAATTCGATGACAGAAGATTAgataacagaaacaaacataTACATCATCACTAAATAACTGCACGTCTGATTACTTTtcaaatattcttcaaaatatacttCACCGCCAATTAACCCAAATTAATGTGTAATTTCTATTTACAAAATGAACTGTAGCTAAAGTTGTTTAATATATTGTGTTCTCCATTAAATTAACATTATCAAGAAAGAATTGTTTGGCATGAAAGTTGCACATAATAGCAGCCATTGAATGCTAACTTTTTGAATTCTATCATGTCTTTCCACCTTTTGATATTAAATGGCATTTTAAAAACGTGTTGGTCACAGTTAATCTCAAATTTAAGATAAACTTAAAGCTGTTTACTGTAATCCAGGCAGTGCTTGTGTCAGTGAGGAACTGGTATTCATTCACTTTAAGGTTCGGTTTATTACAGTGCAAACTTTAGACTCATGAAACAGGTCGAATAACACATTCCTAAACACACTTAACAATACACCTGACACGCAGTACTGGGCATTAGACAAAAATGCTCTGTGAGAAACATTAGAACTGGGACATCTCATTTGAGAGCTACTATTGAGATCACattcttttgcattttaatcATTGGAATAAAACACTGGCATGACTCATCAATCATggccttaaaaaaacattctcataATCAAAGTAAGTGATTTctctttcatgttgtttttaatttaaagacaTGTACTAACATCTCACTCatgttttctgtattgtttatttatgggGAGAAAAGAATATTGAAAGACTTTTACTTAAATTGCTGAATTAACATATCAAGTTCTGTGAACTGCACTTTCGTTTTAAGCCCAAGTTTATGAAATGACTCCTTACAATGACTACTTATATAGTTTATAAGTCATGTTTCCCATCTTACAGTACATCAAACACATTTGAAAGTTTAACTGTGGGGTATTTGTTACGATATTTCTTTAAagcattatatttacaaagcgacttacaaatgagataaacaatagaagcaatcgCAGTACatgaggacaacaaaaagcataagcgcAGTTAAAccggtctcatatagcctaccacagtatacaaagctataAGAAGTCAGAACTAATAGGTCAGTTGCTGAAGgaagagatttgttttcagCCTATTCTTAAAGACAGcaacagaatctgctgatcttgtagcagcaggcggatcattcattaaaatgtgGAACCAATCCAGAGACGGTGTGAataattttttcaatttttgggATGGCAAtgcaagacgtcgttcgtttgcagtgTGTAGGGATCTGGGAGTACTTAAATCTGTTACACATATACATAGAATATCTGCACATTCAAATCTGTGATTTTaggttatatattttttataatttggtGCTTGAATTATTAATCTGCTATTGATTAAGGATAAAAATTATTTCTGTatgtattttggaaaaaaatatatctgtaaATTAACCTCAGCTGTGCATAATATCATGTCTGAAATCTCCAATATTCGTCCATTATTCAAGAGGACGTGCAGCTCCTGGAGTTGAGGATTGTCCTTCTCGGAGGTCGAAATTCAGGAAAAAGCTTTGTGGGTAGCACAATCCTAAACCAAGAAGAGTTCATCTTCCAGGAGCGGACCACATGTCTGAAAAGAGCAGCTGAGGTAAAAGGAACAAATGTAATTGTGGTGGACACACCAGGTTGGTGGTGTGACTTCTCAGCAAGAGAAACACCAGAGTTGGTCAGGAGAGAAATCAAACGCAGCGTCTCCCTCAGTCTCCCCGGACCTCATGTCTTTCTCCTGGTGGTCAAAACAGACTCAGTGTTTATAGAAAAGCGAAGGAATGCTGTGGAAGAACATTTGAAACTCCTTGGAGAGACAGTATGGGGTCACACTTTGGTTCTGTTTACAAAAGGCAAAAACTCAGGAGACATATCATTGGAGGATTATGTTAAATTGTCAGGTAAACCTCTTCAATGGCTTCTGGAGAAGTGCATTGGGAGGTTTCATGTTCTTGATCTTCAGAGGACGGACAATGCAACCCAGGTAATGAAACTTATGAGGAAAATAGATCAAATGGTGGAAGGAAATGAAAGACGTCATTTTGAAATAGACAAAAGGACTTTACAGGAGATTGAGGacgaaaagaaagaaattgaaGTCAATGCTCACCAGAAACTGATCAGGATACAAAATCAAAGAGCTACTGTAAAAGGTGAGTTCAAGTTCtcagaaatataaatatcatatgtgatttccatattttataatttcataAACAATTCTTTTAAGCGTATCCTGTGAATTATTCATTCTTTCTTACTCTCAGCTCAAGCATGCCGTCTCCAAAACATCAGACTTGTTCTGCTTGGAGCAAAGGGGTCAGGGAAGAGTTCGACTGGAAACAGCATTCTAGCGGCAGGAGGTGACCTCAGGTTTACAACAAAGAAACGGACCACACGATGCAGGATGGAAACAAGCACAGTGGCAGGCAGACAACTGACAGTGGTGGACACACCTGGTTGGTGGATGAACTATTTTACCCAGGACTCTACAGCTTTTGACAAACAGGAAATAGTCAACAGCATGTACTCATGTTCACCCGGTCCCCATGCTTTCGTTTTAGTGGTGCGGGGGGACAGGTCATTCACGGAGATCTACAGAAGAGCCATTGAAGAGCATTTAGAACTTGTTAATAAGGAGATCTGGAGACACACCATACTGCTGTTTACCTTTGGCGACTGGCTCGGGGAGACAACCATCGAGCAGCACATAGAGAGTGAAGGAAAGGTGCTCCAGTGGCTTGTGGAGAGATGTGGAGATCGGTATCATGTTTTGAACAACAAGAGTCCCAGTGATGGGTTCCAGATTGCAGAGCTGCTGGAGAAGATAGAGGACATGATAGCAGGAACTGGCAGGAGCCACTTTAAAATAGATATGAGGATGGCGGAGAAGATTGAGAGGAAAAAGCAGGAAGAGGCAAAGAGGGTAAAAATGAGGTGTGAGAATGTGCTGAGAAAAAGACAAAGGTTGAAAGCTTTTAAAGGTGAGTAAAAGGtggagttcacccaaaaaagaaacttctatcataatttactcaccctcaagttgttccaaatctctataaatgtctttgttctaatgaacacagagaaagatatttggaagaatgcttataaccaaacacttcttggccaccattcactaccatagtaggaaaattgctGTATTCGTTTTATTGtcttgttgaacacaaaagaagatatttgaagaataggaaagcaaactgatcttggtgacttttgactatcattgtcatTCTCTCTActattaaagttttaaatatgtCTTTCTCCCAACAGAATCTGTACCACTTCCCACCATGATAAGAGTCATTTTATTGGGTGCGAAACACACCGGCAGGACCTCTGCTGCCAGATGCATTTTGGGTAATTGTGAAGAATTAACAGATAATCAAAAACCCTTGAGAGGTTCTGCTACAATCAATGAGAAAAAAGTTGACGTCATGGACACGCCAGGGTGGACGACTGAGTATCCAGATTCAGGGTTTAACAAGGAACTTCTCAATGTTAGTGAGACCTGTGTCCTGCTGCTGGTGGTCAATGCCAGCTCTTCATTTACATTCAGGAAGCTAAGAGCAGCTGACAGCCATTTGCGAGCTCTGGGTGGGAAAGCATGGAGCAGGACCATTGTGTTGTTTACAAATGGCGACTGGCTGGAAGAAGTTAGCGTGGAGCAGTATATAGAGAGCGAGGGAGTTGCGCTTCAAATGCTGGTAGAGAAATGTGGAAACCGATATCATGTTTTCAACAGCAAGCTCAAAGATGATGGCACTCATGTCGCAGAGCTGATGGAGAAGATAGAAGAGATGCTGTTAGAACTGATGCTTAACAGTGAAGTAAATAAAGGAAGTGTCGAACGTCCCTTGGTAGATGATAAAATGCAGTTTGGGAGAAGGGTGGAGATGGGAGCGAGACAAATAAGCTATTCTACAAAGAATAACCCAGCTTGTGGTACGTTTTCAGATCTAATTAATTGATATCTTTGACTGACTATATGTTTAAACTATCTCCAAACTATActgtttgtaattattttaaacaggTGATTCTCATATTCCAGAAGAGATTGGGTTCTCTGAACATTCGCTGCATGATACTTCTCGTGATCTAACAATCCCAAACACGGACTCCAGTCATCTCCAAACCCAAAATCAAGAATTGGCCTGTACAGGCATCCGATTATGTAATAGAAACTTGTCACGCAGAAACATTAATCAAAAACTGAGAGTGGTGCTCAACGCCACTCAATGTCTTTACCAAAATGAACCCTTTATTGGTGTTTACAGAACAGAAAGACGACATGAATTACAAGCATTAAATACCGAATCACAAGAGGGAAGGCTTTCTGAGCGGCCCCGTCTTCTGTATCAGAGGTGCACACCAGGTCAGACTGCAAAAAATAGAGTTTTTCTGGATTTAGTTCAATCAGGGAGTTGGCAAGACCTAATTGACCAATGCGGTGACAGTAACATTGAAGAGTTAGAGGCATTCATAGACTCTTATTTTAAGATGGTTTGGCAGGAGACTAAAGCAGGGGAATCCAGCAACACGTCACCAATAAACTGTGAAATTTCAGGCATCACAGAGAGCTGTCTGGAATATCTGGCCTCGATTGACAGGAAGCTCTCCAAACTCGACATCCTGGAAGACGCTCAGAAAGACTTAAAGGAGCTGAAGCAAAACCTTGAACATTTTGGTCGGATATTACAGGAGATGAAGGGTTGGAGTAAAGAACCATGTCCCTCCAGTCAACCTTCTGAAGCAACTGGGTCATCTGAAAATGGGCAAAGAGATTAAGATTAACGGTCACCGGAGCTGTCGGAGGCAAATAGCAAACTCAGGGTTTATGCTTTTacattatttagtcatttagaagatGCTTTTTTCCTAAGCAACTTATTAACCCACGAGGACGACAatgcataagtgcaataaaactgtttGCGGTTCTCCAATCATACAATACCAAGAAAAATTCAAAATAGaaactttttaatcaaagaatcACAGAAGATCTGTGTTTATCACAGAATACctacatgtacatttttctaaaatgatcaaatttttgtttcagataaaaaagaatgcagaataaaacattacaatgaaaaaatgacaaatgtgaatGTGGATAAATAATGttgataaaaaatgacattacaaaATGTTGTGTGTATCAAATTGAACCTTTTCGTCACATATGTAggtaaacaatataataaacaaatcacTTTTATAGATTTCAAAGTTGAACgcacataaacaacaaattaacTAATATTCAACTCGACaagctttcattaaaatattaacataagtCTGGAAACAAGACTCTAACTTTCACCAACCTGAACTCCCGATAGAAGTCTACGAGACATTGAATAATggatatttacttttaaatcaGAGATTACAAATGACCCACGTATCTGCATGACATGTGTTAACATGGACCTACAAACAGTAGGGGTCAGTCTTTCACCactctcaaaatgttttttttcggGACATACGAGGAAATTAAAAGTACCCTTTTAACAGGGTTTTTATTCCGAACAATCTAGCAAATGTATGTCACATTCACTCAACATTTTCAACACCCCCATGCAAAACAACATCCTTAATATCACGTGTAAGAACACACAACTCATAGTTGTTTGTTGGCTTGTTATTTAAGGTGATTTGATCGCACGTTTATATTAAcgtttaatattatataattcaaaataaatataataaaacactttaGATGTATAAATTGTCAGTTTATGTTTCATTGTTAACATTTGCAATATTTCGAAAATTCAAACGTGGGTGAAATCATATTCCATACATTTCGAAGTGATTCCATCTAGTGGTCGAAgctaatatttttgtattaaatgtgtacaTACGTTTATTCCATAACCTatacaatgataaataaacatgacaggatcaacaaaaaataattcaaaggGAAAATGAATATGACTGCCCTCTATTTAACAAATAATACCACTGACAGAGAGGTCTGCCTATCAATGAACAGAATGCAGACAGATGAACCGTGAACGCGCACGGATCCTTAAAGGTGCTTGACGCCGTGACGTGCTTCCCTTTAAGAGCCCGTTACACATCACCTGACTATGTTCACAGACTACCGAGCCAGAACCGTAACCTgtgcttttacaaaaaataaaaaataacccagTTCTACgcaatacaatatttaatactGAGATGTTGCTGTCTTTTTAATCCCACCATTTGAAAGGCTCGTAAAAgacattatcatcatcatcagtatTTGACCGGAAGAGAAGGACTCGGTGTTTGACCGACGGGATACCCGATAGCTTTATCGTAGGAGATTAATCGACGACAACTTCGAGTTTCGTTTCTAAGCGTTTTAGACGTCTTTCTTCATCAATAATTAGAAACGTTGGTTGTTTATATCCATTTTATTACTTATTTCTCGAGCGAGCTGTAAAATACGCGGCGTAGGGGCGTTACGT
Coding sequences within:
- the si:ch211-214j24.15 gene encoding uncharacterized protein si:ch211-214j24.15, whose product is MWNQSRDEDVQLLELRIVLLGGRNSGKSFVGSTILNQEEFIFQERTTCLKRAAEVKGTNVIVVDTPGWWCDFSARETPELVRREIKRSVSLSLPGPHVFLLVVKTDSVFIEKRRNAVEEHLKLLGETVWGHTLVLFTKGKNSGDISLEDYVKLSGKPLQWLLEKCIGRFHVLDLQRTDNATQVMKLMRKIDQMVEGNERRHFEIDKRTLQEIEDEKKEIEVNAHQKLIRIQNQRATVKAQACRLQNIRLVLLGAKGSGKSSTGNSILAAGGDLRFTTKKRTTRCRMETSTVAGRQLTVVDTPGWWMNYFTQDSTAFDKQEIVNSMYSCSPGPHAFVLVVRGDRSFTEIYRRAIEEHLELVNKEIWRHTILLFTFGDWLGETTIEQHIESEGKVLQWLVERCGDRYHVLNNKSPSDGFQIAELLEKIEDMIAGTGRSHFKIDMRMAEKIERKKQEEAKRVKMRCENVLRKRQRLKAFKESVPLPTMIRVILLGAKHTGRTSAARCILGNCEELTDNQKPLRGSATINEKKVDVMDTPGWTTEYPDSGFNKELLNVSETCVLLLVVNASSSFTFRKLRAADSHLRALGGKAWSRTIVLFTNGDWLEEVSVEQYIESEGVALQMLVEKCGNRYHVFNSKLKDDGTHVAELMEKIEEMLLELMLNSEVNKGSVERPLVDDKMQFGRRVEMGARQISYSTKNNPACGDSHIPEEIGFSEHSLHDTSRDLTIPNTDSSHLQTQNQELACTGIRLCNRNLSRRNINQKLRVVLNATQCLYQNEPFIGVYRTERRHELQALNTESQEGRLSERPRLLYQRCTPGQTAKNRVFLDLVQSGSWQDLIDQCGDSNIEELEAFIDSYFKMVWQETKAGESSNTSPINCEISGITESCLEYLASIDRKLSKLDILEDAQKDLKELKQNLEHFGRILQEMKGWSKEPCPSSQPSEATGSSENGQRD